The Pedobacter mucosus genome window below encodes:
- a CDS encoding catalase family protein, translating into MNEQNSAAINSYIRYTDDVEVKQPNEDEDSHAVVESMARVNKIMFERYRHAIRDAHAKNHGILKAELEVYDNLPEHLVQGLFKQAKRYPVVIRFSTAPGMIEPDKKSSQRGMALKVIGVEGEKFLPEEKDAITQDFLLVNYPIIPTGTVKDYLDQQKKVEEYINTPELFQTIQGAMLTAGRKIKNILGQEEDPNNFGTPGSHILGDRYFSMAAIRFGDYIAKISLAPKSDNVAALHGKEMDAALIKNEPESFLTTIVKEFFENQTAEYELSAQLCTDLDKMPIEDGSVQWMEEDSPYQPIAKLTILAQDTFSPARRVYGDDVLSYNPFHCLPEHRPLGNIMRVRRLAYDTSSKYRHNMNAQPRTEPQSINEIPD; encoded by the coding sequence ATGAACGAACAAAATTCAGCCGCAATTAATTCCTACATACGTTACACAGATGATGTAGAAGTAAAACAACCAAATGAAGATGAAGATAGCCATGCGGTTGTTGAATCGATGGCCAGAGTAAACAAAATAATGTTTGAGCGTTATCGCCATGCAATTCGAGATGCCCATGCAAAAAATCACGGCATATTAAAAGCTGAATTAGAAGTTTACGATAATTTGCCTGAGCACTTAGTACAAGGCTTATTTAAACAAGCAAAAAGATATCCAGTAGTTATTCGCTTTTCGACAGCGCCTGGAATGATTGAACCAGATAAAAAATCTTCGCAGCGTGGAATGGCGCTTAAAGTTATTGGGGTGGAAGGAGAAAAGTTTCTTCCCGAAGAAAAGGACGCGATTACCCAGGATTTTCTGCTTGTAAACTATCCAATTATTCCTACAGGAACGGTAAAAGACTACCTAGATCAACAGAAAAAAGTAGAGGAATATATTAATACACCAGAATTATTTCAAACGATCCAAGGTGCAATGTTAACTGCCGGACGAAAAATTAAAAATATTTTAGGTCAGGAAGAAGATCCAAATAATTTCGGTACACCTGGATCTCATATATTGGGTGATCGCTATTTTAGCATGGCGGCCATTCGCTTTGGTGATTATATTGCTAAGATATCATTAGCGCCAAAATCTGATAATGTTGCTGCTCTTCATGGAAAAGAAATGGATGCAGCACTAATTAAAAATGAGCCGGAATCGTTTTTAACAACTATTGTAAAAGAATTTTTTGAAAATCAGACAGCTGAATATGAACTTTCAGCACAGCTATGTACGGATTTAGATAAAATGCCAATTGAAGATGGTTCAGTACAATGGATGGAAGAGGATAGCCCTTACCAACCCATAGCAAAATTGACTATACTTGCCCAAGATACATTTAGTCCCGCAAGGCGTGTTTATGGCGATGACGTACTCAGTTATAATCCATTTCATTGTCTTCCTGAGCATCGTCCACTTGGGAATATTATGAGAGTGCGCCGCCTTGCTTACGATACATCATCAAAGTATAGGCACAATATGAATGCTCAACCTCGAACTGAACCGCAGAGTATTAACGAGATTCCAGATTAA
- a CDS encoding class I SAM-dependent methyltransferase gives MNALKLIVAIILLSNTCVLAQNDKTYVYKSPSANGTGKFYLGREIAQVMSFEGVDWLERNTRSKEENTDLAISKLRLKKGDVVADIGAGSGYYTFRIARNVPIGKVYAVEIQDDAINYLKQKSSALKLNNVTVVKGNEQSPNLLKNSIDIAIMVDVYHELLFPHEYLQALKASLKPTGKLILLEYKEEDLAVAIKKEHKMSVQQVKKELLTNGFVLVQNGQFMPIQHFLVFQKKP, from the coding sequence ATGAATGCTTTAAAACTAATAGTTGCCATTATTTTATTATCCAATACCTGTGTGTTAGCGCAGAATGATAAAACCTATGTCTATAAAAGCCCATCGGCAAATGGAACTGGTAAATTTTATCTGGGCAGAGAAATCGCACAGGTAATGAGTTTTGAGGGTGTTGACTGGCTAGAACGTAATACGCGTTCAAAGGAAGAAAATACAGATTTGGCAATATCCAAATTACGCCTCAAAAAGGGAGACGTTGTAGCTGATATTGGAGCAGGATCTGGCTATTACACGTTTAGAATAGCTAGAAATGTGCCGATTGGAAAAGTTTATGCTGTTGAGATTCAGGATGATGCCATCAATTATTTGAAGCAAAAAAGCTCAGCCTTAAAGTTAAACAATGTAACTGTTGTAAAAGGAAATGAGCAGTCTCCTAATCTCCTTAAAAATTCGATTGATATTGCCATAATGGTCGATGTTTACCATGAATTACTTTTTCCACATGAATATTTACAAGCGTTAAAAGCCTCGTTAAAACCGACTGGAAAATTAATTTTATTAGAATATAAAGAGGAAGATCTAGCTGTTGCAATTAAAAAAGAGCATAAAATGAGTGTTCAACAAGTGAAAAAGGAATTGTTAACAAATGGCTTTGTACTTGTTCAAAACGGTCAGTTTATGCCTATTCAGCATTTTTTAGTTTTTCAAAAAAAGCCCTAA
- a CDS encoding oxygenase MpaB family protein: MIQNVFSDNFLTEKRGRGDEQADKFIQLCFKELDKKTQLQQWLAQLKINSDLNKNEAYSNIEVISSAAKLPIWADKTKMKQGSDFFAKHAEAIMNMLGLLSLPYCYTAAKGAMVLYLSGRLKDDPGKRLHETAEFVWEVMAPSAFETGGKGFISILKVRLMHAAARYYTLKSPTWKLEEWDTPINQEDMAGTNLSFSLLVIRGLAKLGYHISMDDKLSFMHLWNVIGYFSGIDEDLITKDIKQAQVLEASIKKRQFKISTHGRELTQSLIEHIELVNGGKVPQKDILSLMRHLLGDEVADQLGIAPLKLVNAKMALLKLSNTFKNVLPNDNAIGNYFSAYRSFKKQVS, encoded by the coding sequence ATGATACAAAATGTTTTTTCAGATAATTTTTTGACAGAGAAAAGAGGCAGGGGTGATGAACAAGCTGATAAATTTATTCAGCTATGTTTTAAAGAATTAGATAAAAAAACACAACTTCAACAATGGTTAGCGCAACTCAAAATCAATTCAGATTTAAACAAAAACGAAGCCTATTCAAATATTGAAGTGATATCATCTGCAGCAAAGCTTCCCATTTGGGCAGACAAAACAAAAATGAAGCAAGGATCAGATTTCTTCGCGAAGCACGCTGAAGCCATTATGAACATGCTCGGTCTTTTATCACTTCCATATTGTTATACCGCAGCAAAGGGTGCAATGGTTTTATATTTATCTGGACGCTTGAAAGATGATCCTGGCAAAAGATTACATGAAACAGCTGAATTTGTTTGGGAAGTTATGGCTCCATCTGCGTTTGAGACAGGAGGAAAAGGTTTTATAAGTATTTTAAAAGTTAGGTTAATGCATGCTGCCGCTCGTTATTATACCTTAAAAAGCCCTACCTGGAAGTTAGAAGAATGGGACACTCCAATAAACCAAGAAGATATGGCTGGAACAAATTTATCGTTTTCGCTATTGGTTATCCGTGGGTTAGCCAAACTTGGTTATCACATAAGTATGGATGATAAATTAAGCTTTATGCATTTATGGAATGTAATTGGTTATTTTTCTGGAATTGATGAAGATTTAATAACCAAGGATATTAAGCAAGCACAAGTATTGGAAGCATCTATTAAGAAAAGACAATTTAAAATTTCAACCCACGGACGCGAATTAACGCAAAGTTTAATCGAACATATTGAGCTAGTGAATGGAGGTAAAGTTCCTCAAAAAGATATCTTATCATTAATGAGGCATTTGTTGGGTGACGAGGTTGCTGATCAACTAGGAATTGCACCATTAAAACTTGTTAATGCAAAAATGGCTTTATTAAAACTTAGCAATACGTTTAAAAATGTTTTGCCGAATGATAATGCCATCGGAAACTATTTTTCCGCTTATCGATCTTTCAAAAAGCAAGTATCTTAA
- a CDS encoding CDGSH iron-sulfur domain-containing protein codes for MATTRLTINNNGSVKIDGDFEIVDKNGNNYNLQGRTIVSICRCGLSKNKPFCDGAHNGHFEHEAIAFDLPPKKV; via the coding sequence ATGGCAACAACAAGACTTACAATTAATAACAACGGTTCTGTAAAAATAGATGGCGACTTCGAAATCGTTGATAAAAACGGCAACAATTATAATTTACAGGGTAGAACAATAGTGTCTATTTGCCGTTGTGGCCTTTCAAAAAACAAACCTTTTTGCGATGGCGCCCACAATGGTCATTTCGAACATGAAGCAATTGCTTTTGATCTTCCTCCGAAAAAAGTTTAG
- a CDS encoding DUF4394 domain-containing protein — protein sequence MSKIILNALVILCFFTSSIFLSSCKKDRNSEQEMLVNGPDINFYALTSDNKLLSINAKNPSSVTAQVTISGLQTGENILGIDFRPSTGQLYGIGSSSRLYVLDQRTGAARAIGTAAFTPAISGTNFGFDFNPTVDRIRLVSSTGQNLRLNPETGTVAATDGVINGVTNAKVSSVAYTQNRAGATTTVLFDIDAATDKLYKQDPPNDGKLVEVGNLGVDATEIGGFDINPDGTSALAALQVDGKSSLFSIDINTGKASKIGNFDGQITGLAIPTEPVAYAVSTSNELLIFNPASATPTTVAKPITGIQSGENILGIDMRPLNGQLFAIGSTSRIYAINASSGLATLVGTSPLSTLLLGTQIGFDFNPTVDRIRVVGNNGQNFRINPADASLTVDGPITLATASITGAAYTNNFAGATTTVLFDIDSAGDRLYRQDPPNNGTLVDVGPLGINVEATSGFDIGGTSGIAYGIFTVGTTQRLYSVNLTTGTATGISTITTPVRGFTLGLGF from the coding sequence ATGTCAAAAATTATATTAAACGCACTGGTTATACTGTGCTTCTTTACCTCGTCTATATTTTTATCATCCTGCAAAAAAGATCGTAACTCAGAACAAGAAATGCTTGTTAACGGTCCTGATATTAACTTTTATGCTTTAACAAGCGATAATAAACTATTATCTATAAATGCAAAAAATCCATCAAGTGTAACTGCACAGGTTACCATTTCTGGTTTACAGACCGGAGAAAATATTCTTGGAATTGATTTTCGTCCATCAACTGGTCAACTATACGGAATAGGAAGTTCTAGCCGTTTGTACGTTTTAGATCAAAGAACAGGTGCAGCTCGTGCCATTGGTACAGCGGCATTTACGCCAGCTATAAGCGGAACAAATTTTGGTTTTGACTTTAACCCAACCGTAGATCGAATTAGATTGGTAAGTTCAACTGGTCAAAATTTACGTTTAAATCCAGAAACTGGAACAGTTGCAGCAACAGATGGAGTAATAAACGGTGTTACTAATGCTAAAGTTTCTTCAGTTGCTTATACTCAAAATCGTGCTGGCGCTACTACCACGGTACTTTTTGATATTGATGCTGCTACTGATAAATTATACAAACAAGATCCACCTAATGATGGAAAATTAGTAGAAGTTGGAAATTTAGGTGTTGATGCGACTGAAATTGGAGGTTTTGATATTAATCCAGATGGAACATCTGCTTTAGCTGCTTTACAAGTTGATGGAAAATCATCGCTATTCAGCATCGATATTAACACAGGTAAAGCTTCTAAAATTGGAAATTTTGATGGCCAAATTACAGGTTTGGCTATTCCAACTGAGCCAGTTGCTTATGCGGTTTCAACATCAAACGAATTATTGATTTTCAACCCAGCTTCTGCTACGCCTACAACCGTCGCAAAACCAATCACTGGAATACAAAGCGGAGAAAATATTTTGGGTATTGACATGCGTCCGTTAAACGGGCAACTTTTTGCTATAGGTTCAACAAGTAGAATTTATGCAATAAACGCATCATCTGGACTTGCTACATTAGTAGGTACATCACCATTAAGTACTTTACTTTTAGGCACACAAATTGGATTTGATTTTAATCCAACGGTTGATAGAATAAGGGTTGTTGGTAATAACGGACAAAATTTCAGAATTAATCCTGCAGATGCAAGTTTAACCGTAGATGGCCCTATTACTTTGGCAACAGCTTCCATTACGGGTGCAGCATATACCAATAATTTTGCTGGAGCAACAACTACTGTTTTATTTGACATTGATTCAGCTGGAGACAGATTATACAGGCAAGATCCACCAAATAATGGAACTTTAGTTGATGTTGGTCCATTGGGTATTAATGTTGAAGCAACTAGTGGTTTCGATATAGGCGGAACAAGCGGAATTGCTTATGGCATTTTCACCGTTGGTACGACACAAAGACTATATAGCGTAAATTTAACGACTGGAACAGCAACAGGAATCTCAACAATAACAACGCCTGTTAGGGGTTTTACTTTAGGTTTAGGTT